In Populus nigra chromosome 10, ddPopNigr1.1, whole genome shotgun sequence, the following proteins share a genomic window:
- the LOC133705792 gene encoding putative glycine-rich cell wall structural protein 1 codes for MASPRALGTAFLILLIADIAFAARTLQSISGGGGGGQGGGGGGGSGSGLGSGYGSGSGSGSGEGYGAGGRGGGGGGGSGGGGGGGSGGGNGSGSGYGSGSGSGYGSGSGIGGGKVFMALKDGHRSPNLLSWKLLLNDDPNADAIMSSRIRPGIARRDLREDDIRVYELYTDSLIINKNQREGE; via the exons ATGGCAAGCCCAAGAGCGTTAGGGACTGCTTTCCTGATCTTGCTTATTGCAGACATCGCCTTCGCTGCTAGGACACTGCAGTCAATTAGTGGAGGCGGAGGTGGAGGGcagggaggaggtggtggtggtggatctGGATCAGGACTTGGGTCAGGTTATGGTTCTGGGTCTGGATCCGGGAGCGGTGAAGGATATGGTGCTGGTGGTCGTGGAGGAGGCGGGGGCGGGGGAAGTGGCGGAGGCGGAGGTGGTGGCAGCGGCGGAGGCAACGGGTCAGGTTCTGGCTATGGGTCTGGTAGCGGCTCAGGCTATGGTTCTGGTAGTGGGATAGGTGGCGGCAAAg TCTTTATGGCTCTAAAAGATGGGCACAGGTCACCGAATTTACTTTCCTGGAAGTTACTGCTG AATGATGATCCAAATGCCGATGCCATCATGTCTTCAAGAATTCGTCCTGGGATTGCGAGAAGGGATTTGCGTGAGGATGATATCAGGGTGTACGAGCTTTATACGGATTCactaataattaataagaaCCAAAGGGAAGGAGAATGA
- the LOC133706004 gene encoding metalloendoproteinase 5-MMP-like codes for MSTMTARSFPIFVAILLLVAMQSCTIQSKPSGDPFGFVKHLEGCHKNGSVKGLHELKRYLEKFGYLNYGHQGKKGHNHANDDEFDDLLESAIKAYQQNHHLNVTGSLDNSTVHEMMQPRCGVPDVVNGTKHYHTHKSIHTLAHYNFFPRNPRWTKRQLTYTFRSNVQVPAAQNIRSICAKAFQRWAQVTEFTFQEVSGSSPADIVIGFHRGDHNDGNAFDGPRGTLAHATSPTRNAMFHFDADENWSENPGPNQMDLESVAVHEIGHLLGLDHNDDPNADAIMSSRIPSGIAKRDLRADDIQGVRALYGFAN; via the coding sequence ATGTCTACAATGACAGCTAGAAGTTTTCCGATTTTTGTAGCCATTTTACTTCTTGTTGCGATGCAATCATGCACCATTCAATCAAAACCAAGTGGAGATCCTTTTGGGTTCGTCAAACACCTGGAGGGATGCCACAAGAATGGATCTGTCAAAGGGCTTCATGAGCTCAAAAGATATCTTGAGAAATTTGGATACTTGAACTACGGTCATCAAGGAAAGAAGGGCCATAACCATGCCAATGACGATGAGTTTGATGATCTTTTAGAGTCTGCAATCAAGGCATATCAGCAGAACCATCATTTGAACGTTACAGGAAGCCTAGACAATAGTACAGTGCACGAAATGATGCAGCCTAGATGTGGCGTGCCGGATGTTGTCAATGGCACAAAGCACTACCATACTCACAAGTCCATCCACACACTAGCTCACTACAATTTCTTTCCTCGAAATCCTAGATGGACAAAAAGGCAATTGACGTACACGTTTCGTTCCAATGTCCAAGTCCCGGCTGCACAGAACATAAGGTCCATCTGCGCAAAAGCTTTTCAAAGATGGGCACAGGTCACCGAATTCACTTTTCAGGAAGTTAGCGGTAGCTCCCCTGCAGATATTGTAATTGGATTCCATCGCGGAGACCATAACGATGGTAACGCCTTTGACGGTCCTCGAGGGACCTTAGCCCATGCTACTTCACCAACTAGGAATGCAATGTTCCATTTCGATGCGGATGAAAATTGGAGTGAAAACCCAGGACCTAACCAGATGGACCTGGAATCTGTTGCCGTGCATGAAATAGGACATCTCCTCGGTCTTGACCACAATGATGATCCAAATGCCGATGCCATCATGTCTTCCAGAATTCCTTCTGGGATTGCGAAAAGGGATTTGCGTGCGGATGATATTCAGGGTGTACGAGCTTTATACGGATTCGCTAATTGA
- the LOC133705790 gene encoding metalloendoproteinase 3-MMP-like, translated as MAEKTFKFLVSLFLLLVILIKFVQSEPTGHHPFKSILNLVESQKGQSVSKLHLVKQHLKKFGYLDYDLSSNKNLNQVDDDEFDDRLESAIRTYQQNFHLEVTGRLDKRTVNQMMKPRCGVADIFNSTKHHKSSKSSDGVANADYSFFPGAPRWSKKNLKYTFGATVQVAGAESIRSVCKQSFQKWAQVTDFTFEEVPNSADADIKIAFYQLDHGDDEPFDGPGGIFAHGFRPTIGMLHFDADETWSSNPGRQELDLESVAVHEIGHLLGLGHSGDHPGAIMYPYFDYGKTKRSLQEDDIEGIRDLYGL; from the coding sequence ATGGCTGAAAAAACCTTCAAATTTCTAGTATCCCTTTTTCTTCTCCTGGTGATTCTGATAAAATTTGTCCAATCAGAACCAACTGGGCATCATCCATTCAAATCCATCCTGAACCTTGTGGAAAGCCAAAAAGGTCAATCTGTTTCCAAGCTGCACCTTGTAAAACAGCATCTGAAGAAATTTGGATACTTGGATTATGATCTTTCAAGTAACAAGAACCTGAACCAGGTTGACGATGACGAGTTCGATGACCGTTTGGAGTCTGCTATCAGAACCTATCAGCAAAACTTTCATTTGGAAGTCACTGGAAGGCTAGACAAACGTACTGTGAATCAAATGATGAAGCCTAGATGTGGTGTGGCTGATATCTTCAATAGCACAAAGCACCACAAAAGTTCCAAGTCTTCTGATGGGGTGGCCAATGCTGACTATTCGTTCTTCCCTGGAGCCCCCAGATGGTCCAAAAAGAATTTGAAGTACACGTTTGGCGCAACTGTCCAAGTCGCTGGTGCAGAGAGTATAAGGTCTGTTTGCAAACAATCCTTTCAAAAATGGGCACAAGTTACTGACTTCACGTTCGAAGAAGTGCCTAATTCTGCCgatgctgatattaaaattgCCTTTTACCAACTAGACCACGGAGATGATGAGCCATTTGATGGCCCTGGAGGAATCTTTGCCCATGGTTTTAGACCAACTATCGGGATGCTACATTTTGATGCTGATGAAACTTGGAGCAGCAATCCTGGACGTCAAGAGCTAGACCTGGAATCCGTCGCTGTGCATGAAATAGGTCACTTGCTCGGACTTGGTCACAGCGGAGACCATCCAGGTGCAATCATGTATCCATACTTTGATTATGGAAAGACAAAAAGGAGTCTGCAAGAGGATGACATCGAAGGTATCCGTGACCTCTATGGACTTTGA
- the LOC133705930 gene encoding metalloendoproteinase 5-MMP-like, with amino-acid sequence MSTMTARSFPIFVAILLLVAMQSRTIQSKPNGDPFGFVKHLEGCHKNGSVKGLHELKRYLEKFGYLNYGHQGKKGHNHANDDEFDDLLESAIKAYQQNHHLNVTGSLDNSTVHEMMQPRCGVPDVVNGTKHYHTHKSIHTLAHYNFFPRNPRWTKRQLTYTFRSSVQVPAAQNIRSICAKAFQTWAQVTEFTFQEVSGSSPADIVIGFHRRDHNDGNAFDGPQGVLAHATPPTRNAMFHFDADENWSENPGPNQMDLESVAVHEIGHLLGLDHNDDPNADAIMSSRIPSGIAKRDLRADDIQGVRALYGFAN; translated from the coding sequence ATGTCTACAATGACAGCTAGAAGTTTTCCGATTTTTGTAGCCATTTTACTTCTTGTTGCGATGCAATCACGCACCATTCAATCAAAACCAAATGGAGATCCTTTTGGGTTCGTCAAACACCTGGAGGGATGCCACAAGAATGGATCTGTCAAAGGGCTTCATGAGCTCAAAAGATATCTTGAGAAATTTGGATACTTGAACTACGGTCATCAAGGAAAGAAGGGCCATAACCATGCCAATGACGATGAGTTTGATGATCTTTTAGAGTCTGCAATCAAGGCATATCAGCAGAACCATCATTTGAACGTTACAGGAAGCCTAGACAATAGTACAGTGCACGAAATGATGCAGCCTAGATGTGGCGTGCCGGATGTTGTCAATGGCACAAAGCACTACCATACTCACAAGTCCATCCACACACTAGCTCACTACAATTTCTTTCCTCGAAATCCTAGATGGACAAAAAGGCAATTGACGTACACGTTTCGTTCCAGTGTCCAAGTCCCGGCTGCACAGAACATAAGATCCATCTGCGCAAAAGCTTTTCAAACATGGGCACAGGTCACCGAATTCACTTTTCAGGAAGTTAGCGGTAGCTCCCCTGCAGATATTGTAATTGGATTCCATCGCCGAGACCATAACGATGGTAACGCCTTTGACGGCCCTCAAGGGGTCTTAGCCCATGCTACTCCACCAACTAGGAATGCAATGTTCCATTTCGATGCGGATGAAAATTGGAGTGAAAACCCAGGACCTAACCAGATGGACCTGGAATCTGTTGCCGTGCATGAAATAGGACATCTCCTCGGTCTTGACCACAATGATGATCCAAATGCCGATGCCATCATGTCTTCCAGAATTCCTTCTGGGATTGCGAAAAGGGATTTGCGTGCGGATGATATTCAGGGTGTACGAGCTTTATACGGATTCGCTAATTGA
- the LOC133705791 gene encoding glycine-rich cell wall structural protein 2-like, producing MASPRVLGTAFLVLLIVDIAFAARTLQSISGGGGGGQGGGGGGGSGSGLGSGYGSGSGSGSGEGYGAGGRGGGGGRGSGGGGGGGSGGGNGSGSGYGSGSGSGYGSGSGIGGGKGGGGSGGSGGGGGGGGGQGSGSGSGSGYGSGSGSGSGSGGGKGGKGGGGGGGGGGGGGGGSGSGSGSGYGSGSGYGSGYGGGKGAHTCVDIFCWRATATVHRKQKKKKEKKRALGAAERREKTTVALDGLLVVALASCGGAEGGKTGDEGGGG from the exons ATGGCAAGCCCAAGAGTGTTAGGGACTGCTTTCCTGGTCTTGCTTATTGTAGACATCGCCTTTGCTGCTAGGACACTGCAGTCAATtagtggaggtggaggtggagggcagggaggaggtggtggtggtggctcTGGATCAGGACTTGGGTCAGGTTACGGTTCTGGGTCTGGATCCGGGAGCGGTGAAGGATATGGTGCTGGTGGTCGTGGAGGAGGCGGGGGCAGGGGCAGTGGCGGGGGCGGAGGTGGTGGCAGCGGCGGAGGCAACGGGTCAGGTTCTGGCTATGGGTCTGGTAGCGGCTCAGGCTATGGTTCTGGTAGTGGGATAGGTGGTGGAAAAGGTGGCGGCGGCAGTGGCGGcagtggcggcggcggcggcggtggTGGAGGTCAAGGCTCTGGATCAGGAAGTGGGTCAGGCTATGGAAGTGGAAGTGGAAGTGGAAGCGGAAGCGGCGGTGGCAAGGGTgggaaaggaggaggaggaggaggaggaggtggtgggggTGGGGGAGGAGGATCTGGCTCAGGCTCAGGCTCAGGTTATGGAAGCGGGTCTGGTTATGGCTCTGGATATGGAGGAGGGAAAG GAGCTCACACATGCGTGGATATTTTCTGTTGGCGAGCAACTGCAACTGTGCAT AggaagcaaaagaagaagaaagaaaaaaaacgcgCGTTAGGGGCtgcagagaggagagaaaaaacaacGGTGGCTCTTGATGGTCTGCTGGTGGTTGCGCTGGCTTCCTGTGGTGGAGCTGAAGGTGGGAAGACCGGTGATGAGGGTGGTGGTGGCTGA